One Actinosynnema pretiosum DNA segment encodes these proteins:
- a CDS encoding Crp/Fnr family transcriptional regulator translates to MSMLPPRARAELLELGIERSFKRREVLMREGDATEHVVLLRQGLVKATGLQENGRETLFSLKVGGDLVGEIAAMDGSRRSATVTSCVQGRGRVISATAFRGYLRANPDAHFALTRMIIQTLKWADRRRLDFAGYPTLVRLARLLGELADAFLAGPGNRVLLDLGLSQGDLADLIGAEEDTTRKELRVLRDRGLISLGYRSVTVVDRAGLDRLADGRDATGNGRAGEKP, encoded by the coding sequence ATGAGCATGCTGCCGCCCCGCGCACGGGCCGAGCTGCTCGAACTGGGGATCGAGCGATCGTTCAAGCGCCGCGAGGTGCTGATGCGCGAGGGCGACGCGACCGAGCACGTGGTGCTGCTGCGCCAGGGGCTGGTGAAGGCCACCGGGCTCCAGGAGAACGGGCGGGAGACGCTGTTCAGCCTCAAGGTCGGCGGCGACCTGGTCGGCGAGATCGCGGCGATGGACGGCTCGCGCCGGTCCGCCACGGTCACCTCCTGCGTCCAGGGGCGCGGCAGGGTGATCAGCGCCACCGCGTTCCGGGGGTACCTGCGGGCGAACCCGGACGCGCACTTCGCCCTCACCCGGATGATCATCCAGACGTTGAAGTGGGCGGACCGGCGCAGGCTCGACTTCGCCGGGTACCCGACGCTGGTGCGGCTGGCCCGGCTGCTCGGCGAACTGGCCGACGCCTTCCTCGCGGGGCCGGGCAACCGGGTCCTGCTGGACCTGGGGCTCAGCCAGGGGGACCTCGCCGACCTGATCGGCGCCGAGGAGGACACCACCCGCAAGGAGTTGCGCGTGCTGCGCGACCGCGGGCTGATCAGCCTGGGCTACCGGTCCGTCACCGTGGTCGACCGGGCCGGGCTGGACCGGCTCGCGGACGGCCGGGACGCCACCGGGAACGGCCGGGCGGGGGAGAAGCCGTGA
- a CDS encoding FKBP-type peptidyl-prolyl cis-trans isomerase yields the protein MSPNKPVVEPYEGAAPADLVIEDITVGDGPEAQAGQLVQVHYVGVAHSTGEQFDASWDRGEAFVFPLGGGRVIAGWDRGVVGMKVGGRRKLVIPAHLGYGDRGAGGVIKGGETLIFVVDLLGVR from the coding sequence ATGTCCCCCAACAAGCCCGTGGTCGAGCCGTACGAGGGTGCCGCGCCCGCGGACCTGGTGATCGAGGACATCACCGTCGGCGACGGCCCGGAGGCCCAGGCGGGCCAGCTGGTCCAGGTTCACTACGTCGGTGTCGCGCACTCCACCGGTGAGCAGTTCGACGCGTCCTGGGACCGCGGCGAGGCGTTCGTGTTCCCGCTCGGTGGCGGGCGCGTCATCGCGGGCTGGGACCGGGGCGTCGTGGGCATGAAGGTCGGTGGCCGCCGCAAGCTGGTCATCCCCGCGCACCTCGGCTACGGCGACCGCGGCGCGGGCGGCGTCATCAAGGGCGGCGAGACGCTGATCTTCGTGGTGGACCTGCTCGGCGTGCGCTGA
- a CDS encoding EI24 domain-containing protein: MLRDFSAGIGLLGHGFGSVFRRPKLLIIGAIPALITTLLLTGSLVALGYWINDITAFVTPFADNWAESLRTGVRVLAGVSILAGYLAIGLLLFTAITLIIGGPFYEHIAETIEDEELGGVPESERVGWWRSTVVGARDSLRLVGMAILVAIPLFIGGFIPLVGQTVVPVLGAGINGWLLGLELTGIPFTRRGLDLAVRRRVLKERRAMVLGFAVPAYLLCLIPLAPLVVMPAAMAGGTVLSHRLLENEKNAGRRPQ, translated from the coding sequence GTGCTCCGCGACTTCTCCGCAGGAATCGGACTGCTCGGCCACGGCTTCGGCTCCGTGTTCCGCAGGCCCAAGCTGCTGATCATCGGTGCGATCCCGGCCCTGATCACGACGCTGCTGCTGACCGGCAGCCTCGTGGCGCTCGGCTACTGGATCAACGACATCACCGCGTTCGTGACACCGTTCGCCGACAACTGGGCCGAGTCGCTGCGGACCGGTGTGCGGGTGCTGGCGGGCGTGTCCATCCTGGCCGGCTACCTGGCCATCGGGCTGCTGCTGTTCACCGCGATCACCCTGATCATCGGTGGCCCGTTCTACGAGCACATCGCCGAGACGATCGAGGACGAGGAGCTGGGCGGCGTCCCGGAGTCCGAGCGGGTCGGCTGGTGGCGGTCGACGGTGGTCGGCGCCCGTGACTCGCTGCGCCTCGTGGGCATGGCGATCCTGGTGGCGATCCCGCTGTTCATCGGCGGGTTCATCCCGCTGGTGGGGCAGACCGTGGTCCCGGTGCTCGGCGCGGGCATCAACGGGTGGCTGCTCGGGCTGGAGCTGACCGGCATCCCGTTCACCCGGCGCGGGCTGGACCTGGCGGTTCGGCGGCGGGTGCTCAAGGAGCGGCGGGCCATGGTGCTCGGGTTCGCGGTGCCCGCGTACCTGCTGTGCCTGATCCCGCTGGCGCCGCTGGTGGTCATGCCCGCGGCGATGGCGGGTGGCACCGTGCTGTCGCACCGGCTGCTGGAGAACGAGAAGAACGCAGGCAGGCGTCCTCAGTAG
- a CDS encoding TerC family protein: MTVPVWLWLATIAGLLILLAIDLFVVDRHPHEVSIAEAGRWVVFYVAMAVLFGAGIWYFEGGTPAGEFFAGYITEYSLSVDNLFIFLIIMTTFKVPAIHQHKVLLIGILMALVLRGGFIAAGAALIERFSAVFYLFGAFLIYTGYKLARGEDEDEEFKENAGLRMVRRFLPVTDEYHGSKSFTRIDGKRYVTPMFIVMIAIGSTDLLFALDSIPAIFGLTKEPFLVFTANAFALMGLRQLYFLLGGLLAKLVYLSIGLSVILGFIGVKLILEALHTNSLPFLNGGEPFGVPTIGIGLSLSVIVGVLVITTVASLIKVKRHPEAVKQQVEG, translated from the coding sequence ATGACTGTTCCCGTGTGGTTGTGGCTGGCCACGATCGCGGGTCTGCTGATCCTGCTCGCGATCGACCTGTTCGTGGTCGACCGCCACCCCCACGAGGTCTCCATCGCCGAGGCGGGCCGCTGGGTCGTCTTCTACGTGGCGATGGCGGTGCTGTTCGGCGCGGGCATCTGGTACTTCGAGGGCGGCACCCCGGCGGGCGAGTTCTTCGCCGGGTACATCACCGAGTACTCGCTCAGCGTCGACAACCTCTTCATCTTCCTGATCATCATGACCACCTTCAAGGTGCCCGCGATCCACCAGCACAAGGTGCTGCTGATCGGCATCCTGATGGCGCTCGTGCTCCGGGGCGGCTTCATCGCGGCGGGCGCCGCGCTCATCGAGCGGTTCTCCGCCGTGTTCTACCTGTTCGGCGCGTTCCTGATCTACACCGGCTACAAGCTGGCGCGCGGCGAGGACGAGGACGAGGAGTTCAAGGAGAACGCCGGGCTGCGCATGGTGCGCAGGTTCCTGCCGGTCACCGACGAGTACCACGGCTCCAAGTCGTTCACCCGGATCGACGGCAAGCGGTACGTCACGCCGATGTTCATCGTGATGATCGCCATCGGCTCCACCGACCTGCTGTTCGCGCTCGACTCGATCCCGGCGATCTTCGGCCTGACCAAGGAGCCGTTCCTGGTCTTCACCGCGAACGCGTTCGCGCTGATGGGCCTGCGCCAGCTGTACTTCCTGCTCGGCGGCCTGCTCGCCAAGCTCGTCTACCTGTCGATCGGCCTGTCGGTGATCCTCGGCTTCATCGGCGTGAAGCTGATCCTGGAGGCGCTGCACACCAACTCGCTGCCGTTCCTCAACGGCGGCGAGCCGTTCGGCGTGCCGACGATCGGCATCGGGCTGTCGCTGTCGGTGATCGTCGGCGTGCTGGTCATCACGACGGTGGCGAGCCTGATCAAGGTGAAGCGGCACCCCGAGGCGGTCAAGCAGCAGGTCGAGGGGTAG
- a CDS encoding glycosyltransferase 87 family protein, which yields MAVVERPDKRLLGVWAVAAIALLVVVHQRSSEGLLDLRVYRTGGEAWLRDLRLYADDFPKPLDGPPFPFTYPPLAAAIFSLFALVPFPAAVLVWTALGLVLLLVACVLSAWHVYGDARRALLVGVVVSTGALVLEPVWATFDFGQINLVIMGLVALDCLLPRTRWPRGLLIGFAAAIKLTPAVFVLFFLARGKWKPVLTAVASFVGFGLVGAVVAFEDTKQYWFHTLLDPARIGELGYAGNQSLRGLVNRLGLTGAAESVTWLLLSLGVAALAWVAVRRAREDVSALLAVSIAALLASPVSWTHHWVWVVPALVLLAGQRSAAGWVALVLVADLFVWAPLWLLPHDKGVEVGWNAWQQLVGNSYVLVAVAALVYLAVRRPAPATRLEPDVAPAATDR from the coding sequence GTGGCAGTGGTGGAACGACCGGACAAGCGGCTGCTGGGCGTGTGGGCGGTGGCGGCCATCGCGCTGCTCGTCGTCGTCCACCAGCGCTCCAGCGAGGGCCTGCTCGACCTGCGGGTCTACCGCACGGGAGGAGAGGCCTGGCTGCGCGACCTCCGGCTGTACGCCGACGACTTCCCCAAGCCCCTGGACGGTCCGCCGTTCCCCTTCACCTACCCGCCGCTGGCCGCCGCGATCTTCAGCCTCTTCGCGCTGGTCCCGTTCCCCGCCGCGGTTCTGGTGTGGACGGCGCTCGGCCTGGTGCTGCTGCTGGTGGCGTGCGTCCTGTCCGCCTGGCACGTGTACGGGGACGCGCGCCGCGCGCTGCTCGTCGGCGTCGTGGTGTCCACCGGCGCGCTGGTGCTGGAACCGGTGTGGGCCACCTTCGACTTCGGCCAGATCAACCTGGTCATCATGGGCCTGGTCGCGCTGGACTGCCTGCTGCCGCGCACCCGCTGGCCCAGGGGCCTGCTGATCGGCTTCGCCGCCGCGATCAAGCTGACGCCCGCCGTGTTCGTGCTGTTCTTCCTGGCGCGCGGCAAGTGGAAGCCGGTCCTCACCGCCGTCGCGTCGTTCGTCGGGTTCGGACTCGTCGGCGCGGTCGTCGCGTTCGAGGACACCAAGCAGTACTGGTTCCACACCCTGCTCGACCCCGCGCGCATCGGCGAGCTCGGCTACGCGGGCAACCAGTCGCTGCGCGGTCTGGTCAACCGCCTCGGCCTGACCGGCGCCGCCGAGTCCGTGACGTGGCTGCTGCTGTCGCTGGGCGTCGCGGCCCTCGCCTGGGTCGCGGTGCGCCGCGCGCGCGAGGACGTGTCCGCGCTGCTGGCTGTGTCGATCGCGGCGCTGCTGGCGTCCCCGGTGTCCTGGACGCACCACTGGGTGTGGGTCGTGCCCGCCCTGGTCCTGCTGGCGGGGCAGCGCTCCGCCGCGGGCTGGGTGGCGCTGGTGCTGGTCGCCGACCTGTTCGTGTGGGCCCCGCTGTGGCTGCTGCCGCACGACAAGGGCGTCGAGGTCGGCTGGAACGCGTGGCAGCAGCTCGTCGGCAACTCCTACGTGCTGGTCGCGGTGGCGGCGCTGGTGTACCTGGCGGTCCGCAGGCCCGCTCCCGCCACGAGGCTGGAACCGGACGTCGCACCGGCCGCCACCGACCGCTGA
- a CDS encoding GNAT family N-acetyltransferase, whose protein sequence is MQWTVRAGSPDDAPEIARINVESWQRAYRGIVADPVLDRMLPESRLPGWVRVLALPDPSRVFVAVEPSGKIGAYCAVDAVREERDAHPDLRTGELVAMYADPGFLGTGAGHAVHEAAVAHLADQGFRYAVLWVFEDSAPSREFYESHGWRHDGASERYELAEQLLPEVRYARFLPRRRPGGRRPSPTARGNGVRR, encoded by the coding sequence ATGCAGTGGACCGTGCGGGCCGGGTCGCCCGACGACGCGCCGGAGATCGCCAGGATCAACGTGGAGTCCTGGCAGCGTGCCTACCGGGGGATCGTCGCCGACCCCGTGCTCGACCGGATGCTCCCGGAGAGCAGGCTCCCCGGCTGGGTCAGGGTGCTCGCCCTGCCCGACCCGAGCCGGGTGTTCGTCGCCGTCGAGCCCAGCGGGAAGATCGGGGCCTACTGCGCGGTGGACGCCGTGCGCGAGGAGCGCGACGCCCACCCCGACCTGCGGACCGGCGAGCTGGTCGCGATGTACGCCGATCCGGGGTTCCTGGGGACGGGGGCCGGGCACGCGGTGCACGAGGCGGCCGTGGCGCACCTGGCGGACCAGGGGTTCCGGTACGCGGTGCTGTGGGTGTTCGAGGACAGCGCGCCGTCGCGGGAGTTCTACGAGTCGCACGGGTGGCGGCACGACGGGGCCTCGGAGCGGTACGAGCTGGCGGAGCAGCTGCTGCCCGAGGTCCGGTACGCGCGGTTCCTGCCCCGGCGCAGGCCGGGGGGCAGGCGCCCGTCACCGACCGCGCGGGGGAACGGGGTGCGGCGGTGA
- a CDS encoding S9 family peptidase: protein MRPDDLRLLDLPGSLSVRGDLVLVNTARPDAETNTYRGSLHRLPLDGSGARQWTWAERDSAPRISPDGRWVAFLRVAESGKPPQVHVMAADGGDARRVTDAPLGAGAPVWSPDSTRLAYTARVPEPGRYGSEADGVAPGPDAEAPRHITRLDYRVDDLGFTGDRRPRLFVVDALVAGADPVELTDGSHDLGAPAWTADGARLVFSAPRDLGAAETHRDDLYSVPAEGGAAPELLVRAPGAAGDPVPLADGGVLFYGLDNPEDSGVARNLGLWLARGDELRRLTDVETVDCEKAAGAPVVTGDGVLVAVRNRGAVELRRVPLDADRVDLAGTELLAGEKAEVKAFAADGDVVVAAISDTESPARVVRVGGGLLADFAPDLPKARVEELTGSAPDGYPVHGWVVLPEGEGPHPVVLSVHGGPFMYYGWGFFDEARVHAAAGYAVVLPNPRGSAGYGQAHGRAVIGAFGTVDVDDVLATLDTALARPDLDAGRVGVMGGSYGGFMTSWLSAHHGERFRAAWSERAVNAWDSFTGASDIGWYFADAYCGPDPEAQLRMSPLTYADKISIPFMVVHSEHDWRCPVEQAQRMYVALRRNGAPAEMLLFPGEGHELTRSGKPRHRQQRFAAALDWWSRHLG, encoded by the coding sequence GTGCGCCCCGATGACTTGCGACTGCTCGACCTGCCAGGCTCCCTCTCGGTGCGAGGTGACCTCGTCCTGGTGAACACGGCCCGCCCCGACGCGGAGACCAACACCTACCGAGGTTCCCTGCACCGGCTCCCGCTCGACGGGAGCGGGGCGCGGCAGTGGACGTGGGCGGAACGCGACTCGGCCCCCCGGATCTCCCCGGACGGGCGCTGGGTCGCGTTCCTGCGCGTCGCCGAGTCGGGCAAGCCGCCGCAGGTGCACGTCATGGCCGCCGACGGCGGTGACGCCCGCCGCGTCACCGACGCCCCGCTCGGCGCTGGCGCCCCCGTCTGGTCGCCCGACTCCACCCGCCTCGCGTACACCGCGCGCGTGCCCGAGCCCGGCCGCTACGGCTCCGAGGCCGACGGCGTCGCGCCCGGCCCCGACGCCGAGGCCCCGCGCCACATCACCCGGCTCGACTACCGCGTCGACGACCTCGGCTTCACCGGCGACCGCCGCCCCCGCCTGTTCGTGGTGGACGCGCTGGTCGCCGGGGCCGACCCGGTCGAGCTGACCGACGGCTCCCACGACCTCGGCGCCCCCGCGTGGACCGCCGACGGCGCCCGTCTGGTGTTCTCCGCGCCCCGCGACCTCGGCGCCGCCGAGACCCACCGGGACGACCTCTACAGCGTGCCCGCCGAGGGCGGCGCGGCCCCCGAGCTGCTCGTGCGCGCCCCCGGCGCGGCTGGCGACCCGGTGCCGCTGGCCGACGGCGGCGTCCTGTTCTACGGCCTGGACAACCCCGAGGACAGCGGCGTCGCCCGCAACCTCGGCCTGTGGCTGGCGCGCGGCGACGAGCTGCGCAGGCTCACCGACGTCGAGACCGTCGACTGCGAGAAGGCCGCGGGCGCGCCCGTCGTGACCGGCGACGGCGTGCTCGTCGCGGTCCGCAACCGGGGCGCCGTCGAGCTGCGCCGCGTCCCGCTCGACGCCGACCGGGTCGACCTCGCGGGCACCGAGCTGCTCGCGGGCGAGAAGGCCGAGGTCAAGGCGTTCGCGGCGGACGGCGACGTGGTCGTGGCCGCGATCTCCGACACCGAGAGCCCGGCCCGCGTCGTGCGCGTCGGCGGCGGGTTGCTCGCCGACTTCGCCCCCGACCTGCCCAAGGCGCGCGTCGAGGAGCTCACCGGCTCCGCCCCCGACGGCTACCCGGTGCACGGCTGGGTCGTGCTGCCCGAGGGCGAGGGCCCGCACCCGGTGGTGCTGTCCGTGCACGGCGGCCCGTTCATGTACTACGGCTGGGGCTTCTTCGACGAGGCCAGGGTGCACGCCGCCGCGGGCTACGCGGTCGTGCTGCCCAACCCGCGCGGCTCGGCCGGGTACGGCCAGGCGCACGGCAGGGCCGTCATCGGCGCGTTCGGCACCGTCGACGTCGACGACGTCCTGGCCACCCTCGACACCGCGCTGGCCCGCCCCGACCTGGACGCCGGGCGCGTCGGCGTCATGGGCGGCTCCTACGGCGGCTTCATGACCTCGTGGCTGTCCGCCCACCACGGCGAGCGCTTCCGCGCGGCCTGGAGCGAGCGCGCCGTCAACGCCTGGGACTCGTTCACCGGCGCGTCCGACATCGGCTGGTACTTCGCCGACGCCTACTGCGGCCCGGACCCCGAGGCCCAGCTGCGGATGAGCCCGCTGACGTACGCGGACAAGATCAGCATCCCGTTCATGGTGGTGCACTCCGAGCACGACTGGCGCTGCCCGGTCGAGCAGGCCCAGCGCATGTACGTCGCGCTGCGCCGCAACGGCGCGCCCGCCGAGATGCTGCTGTTCCCCGGCGAGGGCCACGAGCTCACCCGCTCGGGCAAGCCCCGCCACCGCCAGCAGCGCTTCGCGGCTGCCCTCGACTGGTGGTCCCGCCACCTGGGCTGA
- a CDS encoding RES family NAD+ phosphorylase, whose product MSRLPQPPAPAVLQANLRRTEDVVAVHQATRLVRIFTAKGLHPQRWNSFRYTGPLPHARFDTQPPGPGGELTHDQDQGVLYFGLTVRTCVAEVFQATSVVDRRTRSPFLVVLRPKRTLRLLDLTGLWPTRVGASQEISSGPKVITQAWARTIRAAYPELDGLWYRSSMDGGNEAVCLWDPPGGSGLPASPDVLLPLEHPGLDLPLARVCEELNYTLLN is encoded by the coding sequence ATGTCTCGGCTTCCCCAGCCGCCCGCCCCCGCCGTGCTGCAGGCCAACCTGCGGCGCACCGAGGACGTCGTGGCGGTGCACCAGGCCACCCGGCTGGTGCGGATCTTCACCGCGAAGGGCTTGCACCCCCAGCGGTGGAACAGCTTCCGCTACACCGGACCGCTGCCGCACGCCCGCTTCGACACCCAGCCGCCGGGACCCGGCGGTGAGCTGACGCACGACCAGGACCAGGGCGTGCTGTACTTCGGGCTCACCGTCCGGACCTGCGTCGCCGAGGTGTTCCAGGCGACGTCGGTGGTGGACCGGCGCACCCGCAGCCCGTTCCTGGTGGTGCTGCGCCCCAAGCGGACCCTGCGGCTGCTCGACCTGACCGGCCTGTGGCCGACCAGGGTCGGGGCCTCGCAGGAGATCAGCTCCGGGCCCAAGGTGATCACCCAGGCTTGGGCGCGCACCATCCGCGCGGCGTACCCCGAGCTGGACGGCCTCTGGTACCGCTCGTCCATGGACGGCGGCAACGAGGCCGTGTGCCTGTGGGACCCGCCGGGCGGCTCGGGACTGCCCGCCTCGCCGGACGTGCTGCTGCCCCTGGAGCACCCCGGTCTCGACCTGCCGCTCGCCAGGGTGTGCGAGGAGTTGAACTACACCCTGCTGAACTGA
- a CDS encoding S1 family peptidase: MAETPRRLRFLLGAAAAVAALIPATALSASAQPAPTDGDVGARIVGGTRASTADHPWAVYLATSTGAQYCGGTLVAPDKVLTAAHCTEGDSPSSVRVVTGRDDKNSSAGTTARVTDIWIHPSYQMPAEGHDISVLTLDRALNAAPLPLARPTDSALYEDGVPATVLGWGATSSGGTASRYLLGATVPVIGSAACATAYAERYNPNLMVCAGFPQGGTDSCQGDSGGPLVAGGKLIGVTSWGEGCAAAGAPGVYSRVAAYSTELDPQLNS; the protein is encoded by the coding sequence ATGGCGGAAACCCCGCGCCGCCTGAGGTTCCTGCTCGGCGCCGCCGCCGCAGTGGCGGCACTGATCCCCGCGACCGCGCTCAGCGCGTCCGCCCAGCCCGCGCCCACCGACGGCGACGTCGGCGCGCGGATCGTCGGCGGCACGCGCGCCAGCACCGCCGACCACCCGTGGGCGGTCTACCTGGCGACGAGCACCGGAGCCCAGTACTGCGGCGGAACCCTGGTGGCGCCGGACAAGGTCCTGACCGCGGCGCACTGCACCGAGGGCGACTCGCCGTCCTCGGTGCGCGTGGTCACAGGCCGCGACGACAAGAACTCGAGCGCGGGCACCACGGCGCGAGTCACCGACATCTGGATCCACCCGTCCTACCAGATGCCCGCCGAGGGCCACGACATCTCGGTCCTGACCCTGGACCGCGCCTTGAACGCGGCCCCCCTCCCGCTGGCGAGGCCCACCGACTCGGCCCTGTACGAGGACGGCGTCCCCGCCACCGTCCTGGGCTGGGGCGCCACGTCCTCGGGCGGGACGGCCTCGCGCTACCTGCTCGGCGCGACCGTGCCGGTGATCGGCTCCGCCGCCTGCGCGACCGCCTACGCCGAGCGCTACAACCCGAACCTCATGGTGTGCGCCGGTTTCCCCCAGGGCGGCACCGACTCCTGCCAGGGCGACTCCGGCGGCCCGCTCGTCGCAGGCGGCAAGCTGATCGGCGTCACCTCGTGGGGCGAGGGCTGCGCAGCAGCGGGAGCTCCAGGCGTCTACAGCCGGGTCGCGGCCTACTCGACCGAACTGGACCCCCAACTGAACTCCTGA
- a CDS encoding YbaB/EbfC family nucleoid-associated protein codes for MPEDIGGSERMVADWETGLKQKAQRYEAMAARVQGMSVTETSRDGHVRLTIGSNGILTDLQIAEPARERRMAEVSAEIMRTLQKAQSRIPELLQQAMAETIGTQDQTANTLFEEARKTFPAPPAEELPQPQGHREMSFGIEDERTSPPPPPRHAQQPPVPPQPPQRRPRRDTEEDDDFGGQSFLR; via the coding sequence GTGCCCGAAGACATCGGCGGTTCCGAGCGCATGGTGGCCGACTGGGAGACCGGTCTCAAGCAGAAGGCCCAGCGCTACGAGGCGATGGCCGCGCGGGTGCAGGGCATGTCCGTGACCGAGACCTCCCGCGACGGGCACGTGCGGCTCACCATCGGGTCCAACGGCATCCTCACCGACCTGCAGATCGCCGAGCCCGCCCGCGAGCGGCGCATGGCCGAGGTGTCGGCGGAGATCATGCGGACGTTGCAGAAGGCCCAGTCGCGCATCCCGGAACTGCTGCAGCAGGCCATGGCGGAGACGATCGGCACCCAGGACCAGACGGCGAACACGCTGTTCGAGGAAGCCAGGAAGACCTTCCCCGCGCCGCCCGCCGAGGAACTCCCGCAGCCGCAGGGCCACCGGGAGATGAGCTTCGGCATCGAGGACGAGCGGACCTCCCCGCCCCCGCCGCCGCGACACGCCCAGCAGCCGCCCGTTCCGCCGCAGCCGCCGCAGCGCAGGCCGAGGCGGGACACCGAGGAGGACGACGACTTCGGGGGTCAGAGCTTCCTCCGGTGA
- a CDS encoding nucleotidyl cyclase domain-containing protein produces the protein MTVVDVAVERPFSLDGLVYRLVLAVDVEGYSKLSGYEQGRAQSLLDEVMEHAARRSGLDRGDWYRQVRGDGELAVLPADTDTAWVVARFTERLRDGLAALRAAGTPLRVRLAMHCGPLAGGRYGLVGETPIRTCRLLDAPVVRRALAAADGDLVLVVSDGLFRDVVSTRFHQLDPERFRRTWVTAKKTRYAGYVCTACPSASPNP, from the coding sequence GTGACCGTCGTGGACGTGGCGGTCGAACGGCCGTTCTCGCTCGACGGCCTCGTCTACCGGCTGGTGCTCGCGGTCGACGTCGAGGGCTACAGCAAGCTCTCCGGGTACGAGCAGGGGCGGGCGCAGTCGCTGCTCGACGAGGTCATGGAGCACGCCGCCCGCCGCTCCGGGCTCGACCGGGGCGACTGGTACCGGCAGGTGCGCGGCGACGGCGAGCTGGCCGTCCTGCCCGCCGACACCGACACCGCCTGGGTCGTCGCCCGGTTCACCGAGCGGCTGCGCGACGGGCTGGCCGCCCTGCGCGCCGCGGGCACCCCGCTGCGGGTGCGGCTGGCCATGCACTGCGGGCCGCTCGCCGGTGGCCGCTACGGGCTGGTGGGGGAGACGCCCATCCGCACGTGCAGGCTGCTCGACGCCCCCGTCGTGCGGCGCGCCCTCGCCGCCGCGGACGGGGACCTCGTGCTGGTGGTCTCGGACGGGCTGTTCCGGGACGTCGTCAGCACCCGGTTCCACCAGTTGGACCCCGAGCGCTTCCGGCGGACCTGGGTGACGGCCAAGAAGACGCGGTACGCGGGGTACGTCTGCACCGCCTGCCCCAGCGCTTCGCCGAATCCCTAG